In a genomic window of candidate division Zixibacteria bacterium HGW-Zixibacteria-1:
- a CDS encoding class I SAM-dependent methyltransferase has protein sequence MDQYYSEKLSAAGLKRCYEIAPPCVEQYLKAEINHVLEKLRSSDVVLELGCGYGRVIKYLCPHVKTVFGIDTSMASLKMARYELHPCPNIHLARMNAITLGFGDNVFDMTICIQNGLSAFKVDQHALIKEAARVTRPGGKVLLSSYSDKFWDDRLEWFRMQSAEGLLGPIDNDRTGNGIIACKDGFKATTVSREDFELLAQRARFTADITEVDNSSIFCELTV, from the coding sequence ATGGATCAGTATTATTCCGAAAAACTATCGGCGGCCGGACTGAAACGCTGCTATGAAATCGCGCCGCCCTGCGTCGAACAGTACTTGAAAGCCGAAATCAATCATGTCCTGGAAAAACTGCGCAGCTCCGATGTTGTTTTGGAACTGGGTTGCGGGTATGGCCGCGTTATTAAATATCTCTGCCCCCATGTAAAAACAGTTTTCGGTATCGATACTTCCATGGCCAGTCTTAAAATGGCCCGCTATGAACTTCATCCCTGCCCGAATATCCATCTGGCGCGGATGAATGCAATAACTCTCGGTTTCGGCGATAATGTTTTCGACATGACCATTTGTATACAAAACGGCCTCTCCGCCTTCAAGGTAGATCAGCATGCTCTCATAAAAGAAGCGGCCCGCGTCACCCGCCCCGGAGGAAAAGTCCTGCTGTCCAGCTATTCCGATAAATTCTGGGATGACCGGCTGGAGTGGTTCCGGATGCAATCCGCTGAAGGATTACTGGGCCCGATAGACAACGACCGCACCGGTAACGGCATCATTGCCTGCAAAGATGGCTTCAAAGCTACAACTGTTTCACGAGAAGACTTCGAGCTTCTGGCACAAAGGGCCAGGTTTACTGCCGATATTACCGAAGTCGATAATTCAAGTATATTCTGCGAATTAACCGTTTGA